One genomic region from Prevotella sp. Rep29 encodes:
- a CDS encoding hydratase produces MVELIKQGVYLLNGSEIATNAANVPSPDDARENTITYQILRAHDVEGGKGKKMRIKFDAMMSHDITYVGIIQTARASGLKKFPIPYAMTNCHNSLCAVGGTINEDDHVFGLSAAKKYGGIYVPANQAVIHQYAREAMVKCGNMILGSDSHTRYGSLGNMGVGEGGGELVKQLLENTWDINAPEVVLVWLEGAPRKGVGPHDVAISLVKAVFDNGFVKNKVLEFAGPGVKNLPIDFRNGIDIMTTETTCLSSIWVTDEEVKHHYDIHCRPEDYKELQPGAVAYYDGMIRIDLSKQESMIALPFHPSNAYTIHELQADPERILREVEEDAKKRFGDKISVDLVSKVQNGKVMADQGIIAGCSGGTYDNLSAAAAILNGKSVGNDYFTISAYPQSVPVYMATTRNKIAEELLEAGVVIKPAFCGPCFGAGDVPSNNGLSIRHTTRNFPNREGSKPGQGQISLVALMDARSIAATAANGGIITAATDIDFEDTHKPYDFDAKIYERRVYNGYAKADDSQELKYGPNIKDWPKMYPMEENMLLELAAVIHDPVTTTDELIPSGETSSYRSNPLKLSEFALSRRVPEYVGISKRIQSEDLERRAGNVPQNVCDALAKVGADAKNTSFGSCVFANRPGDGSAREQAASCQKVLGGDANICYEYATKRYRSNCINWGIVPFTIAQETPFDYTAGDFVFIPGIREAILGGKEEIDAKVITANGVKDIHLFFQNLTADERQILADGCLMNYYAAQRK; encoded by the coding sequence ATGGTTGAACTAATCAAACAAGGAGTTTATCTACTCAACGGTTCAGAAATCGCAACGAATGCTGCGAATGTTCCTTCTCCAGACGACGCTCGGGAGAACACCATCACTTATCAGATTCTCCGCGCACACGACGTGGAAGGCGGTAAGGGTAAGAAAATGCGTATCAAATTCGATGCGATGATGTCACACGACATCACTTATGTGGGCATTATCCAGACGGCTCGCGCAAGCGGCTTGAAGAAATTCCCCATTCCTTACGCAATGACCAACTGTCATAACTCTCTCTGCGCCGTTGGTGGTACCATCAACGAGGATGACCACGTGTTCGGTCTCTCCGCAGCAAAGAAATATGGCGGTATCTATGTGCCAGCCAATCAGGCAGTCATCCATCAGTATGCCCGTGAGGCAATGGTGAAGTGTGGTAACATGATTCTCGGTTCCGACAGCCATACGCGTTATGGTTCACTCGGAAACATGGGTGTCGGAGAAGGTGGTGGCGAGCTCGTTAAGCAGCTGTTGGAGAACACTTGGGACATCAATGCGCCTGAAGTGGTTCTCGTTTGGCTCGAGGGTGCGCCTCGCAAGGGTGTCGGTCCTCACGACGTAGCTATCTCGCTCGTGAAGGCAGTCTTCGACAATGGTTTCGTGAAGAACAAAGTGTTGGAGTTTGCCGGTCCCGGCGTGAAAAATCTTCCGATTGACTTCCGTAACGGTATCGATATCATGACGACGGAAACAACCTGCTTGAGCTCTATCTGGGTGACCGATGAGGAGGTGAAGCATCATTACGATATTCACTGCCGTCCCGAAGACTACAAAGAGTTGCAGCCGGGTGCGGTGGCTTACTATGACGGAATGATTCGCATCGACCTCTCTAAGCAGGAGTCAATGATTGCATTGCCGTTCCATCCGTCAAATGCCTATACCATTCACGAGTTGCAGGCAGATCCTGAGCGCATTCTCCGTGAAGTGGAAGAGGATGCTAAGAAGCGCTTCGGTGATAAGATTTCTGTTGATTTGGTCAGCAAGGTTCAGAATGGTAAGGTGATGGCAGATCAGGGAATCATCGCCGGCTGTTCAGGAGGAACCTACGACAACCTCAGTGCTGCAGCTGCGATATTGAACGGCAAGTCTGTCGGCAATGATTATTTCACCATTTCTGCTTATCCGCAGTCAGTGCCAGTATATATGGCTACAACTCGAAATAAGATTGCCGAAGAACTGCTTGAGGCTGGTGTCGTGATTAAGCCGGCATTCTGCGGACCTTGCTTCGGTGCAGGTGATGTGCCGTCGAATAACGGTCTGAGTATCCGTCACACCACACGTAACTTCCCCAACCGTGAAGGTTCAAAACCTGGTCAGGGACAGATTTCGCTCGTGGCATTGATGGACGCACGTTCAATTGCTGCAACAGCAGCTAACGGTGGCATTATCACAGCAGCTACTGATATTGATTTCGAGGATACACACAAGCCCTACGACTTCGATGCGAAGATTTATGAGCGCCGTGTTTATAATGGCTATGCGAAAGCAGATGACAGCCAGGAACTCAAATACGGTCCGAACATCAAAGACTGGCCTAAGATGTATCCGATGGAGGAGAACATGTTGCTCGAGTTGGCAGCAGTCATCCACGATCCGGTGACGACGACCGACGAGTTGATTCCTTCCGGTGAGACGTCAAGCTACCGCTCTAATCCGCTGAAACTTTCCGAGTTTGCACTGTCGCGCCGTGTACCGGAGTATGTTGGCATCAGCAAGCGCATACAGTCGGAAGACCTGGAGCGTCGTGCAGGTAATGTGCCTCAGAATGTCTGTGATGCGCTGGCGAAAGTTGGTGCTGATGCGAAGAATACTTCATTCGGTTCTTGCGTCTTCGCCAATCGTCCTGGTGACGGTTCTGCACGCGAGCAGGCAGCATCTTGCCAGAAAGTGCTTGGCGGTGATGCCAACATCTGCTATGAATATGCGACAAAACGCTATCGCAGCAACTGTATCAACTGGGGTATCGTGCCGTTCACCATTGCACAGGAGACACCGTTCGACTATACCGCTGGTGATTTCGTGTTTATTCCCGGTATTCGCGAGGCAATTCTCGGAGGCAAAGAGGAAATTGATGCGAAGGTTATCACAGCCAATGGCGTGAAAGACATCCACCTCTTCTTCCAGAACCTGACTGCCGACGAGCGTCAGATTCTTGCCGACGGCTGTCTGATGAACTACTATGCTGCACAGCGCAAATAA
- a CDS encoding NADP-dependent isocitrate dehydrogenase, whose protein sequence is MDTKKIQMTTPLVEMDGDEMTRILWKMIKDELILPFVDLKTEYYDLGLPKRDETRDQITVDSAEATKKYGVAVKCATITPNHQRMDEYKLHEMWKSPNGTIRSILDGTVFRTPITIPSIKPAVKNWEKPITIARHAYGDVYKSVEIRVTEPGTAKMVFEGESGKKEEVVIHNFKGEGVLQGMHNTDKSIRSFAHSCFKFALDTNQDVWFSTKDTISKKYDAQFKIIFEEVFEEYKAEFEKKGLEYFYTLIDDAVARVIRSKGGYIWACKNYDGDVMSDMVSTAFGSLAMMTSVLVSPDGKYEYEAAHGTVTRHYYKYLKGEETSTNPMATIFAWTGALRKRGELDGINELVNFANQLEGACFDTLNEGIVTKDLVNLMEGITPTAVNSAGFIGAIRERLEKRLAN, encoded by the coding sequence ATGGATACAAAGAAAATTCAAATGACCACTCCATTGGTAGAGATGGATGGTGACGAGATGACCAGAATCCTCTGGAAAATGATTAAGGACGAGCTGATTCTCCCGTTCGTGGATCTGAAAACAGAATACTACGACCTCGGTCTTCCTAAGCGTGACGAGACACGCGACCAGATTACTGTTGACTCGGCTGAGGCAACGAAGAAGTATGGTGTGGCTGTGAAGTGTGCGACCATTACGCCGAACCATCAGCGTATGGACGAATACAAGCTCCATGAAATGTGGAAGAGCCCTAACGGAACGATTCGTTCGATTCTCGACGGTACTGTTTTCCGTACACCAATCACCATTCCTTCCATCAAACCGGCAGTGAAAAACTGGGAAAAGCCGATTACCATTGCCCGTCATGCTTACGGTGACGTTTACAAGAGCGTAGAAATTCGCGTGACAGAACCGGGTACTGCCAAGATGGTTTTCGAAGGTGAGAGTGGCAAGAAAGAAGAAGTGGTTATCCACAATTTCAAGGGCGAAGGTGTGCTTCAGGGCATGCACAACACCGACAAGTCTATCCGCTCGTTTGCACATAGCTGCTTCAAGTTCGCGCTCGACACAAACCAAGACGTTTGGTTCTCAACAAAAGACACGATATCAAAGAAATACGATGCACAGTTCAAGATTATCTTTGAGGAAGTGTTTGAGGAATATAAAGCTGAATTTGAGAAGAAAGGACTCGAGTATTTCTATACGCTTATCGACGATGCTGTGGCACGTGTTATCCGTTCTAAGGGTGGTTACATCTGGGCATGTAAGAACTATGACGGTGACGTGATGAGCGATATGGTTTCTACCGCATTCGGTTCACTCGCCATGATGACGAGCGTCCTCGTAAGCCCGGACGGAAAATACGAGTATGAGGCTGCGCACGGAACCGTTACGCGCCACTACTACAAATATCTCAAGGGTGAAGAGACATCGACCAACCCGATGGCTACCATCTTCGCATGGACAGGTGCCTTGCGCAAGCGTGGTGAACTGGATGGCATCAACGAGCTCGTGAACTTCGCCAATCAGTTGGAAGGCGCATGTTTCGACACACTCAACGAGGGAATCGTGACCAAAGACCTTGTGAACCTGATGGAAGGAATTACTCCGACAGCAGTCAACTCTGCTGGCTTCATCGGTGCTATCCGCGAGCGTCTTGAGAAGCGTCTGGCAAACTAA
- a CDS encoding bifunctional dihydroorotate dehydrogenase B NAD binding subunit/NADPH-dependent glutamate synthase — protein sequence MNKIVRKEQFSEKVFLLEVEAPLIAKSRKAGNFVIVRVGKKGERVPLTIADADINKGTITLVVQAVGLSTTKLCALNEGDLIDDVVGPLGNPTHIEKFGTVLCAGGGVGVAPMLPIIKALKEAGNRVLSVLAGRSKDLIILENEVRKYSDKVVIMTDDGSYGEKGVVTVGMEKLINEEHVDKAFAIGPAIMMKFCCLLTQKYNIPTDVSLNTIMVDGTGMCGACRLTIGGKTKFVCIDGPEFDGFQVDWDEMFKRMGTFKRVEAEDMKNLQAHIDSVQPQAAAEKTSHGVEESTAACGGQCTIEELTDRDAAWRKELRASMKPKERTQIARVIMPELDPEYRSKTRLEEVNTGLTKEMAMTEAKRCLDCAKPTCVEGCPVNINIPSFIKNIERGDFLSAAKVLKNTSALPAVCGRVCPQEKQCESKCIHLKMNEPAVAIGYLERFAADYERESGQMSVPEIAPANGMKIAVVGSGPAGLSFAGDMIKKGYDVYVFEALHEIGGVLKYGIPEFRLPNAIVDVEIENLKKMGVHFQTDVIVGKTISVSELEAEGFKGIFVGSGAGLPNFMNIPGENAINIMSSNEYLTRVNLMDAASETTDTPINKAKHVLVVGGGNTAMDSCRTAKRLGADVTLVYRRSEEEMPARLEEVKHAKEEGIDFLTLHNPIEYIADENGAVKAAVLQVMELGEPDESGRRSPVPVEGKTVTLDVDQVVVAVGVSPNPLVPKSIEGLELGRKNTIAVNDEMRSSIPTIYAGGDIVRGGATVILAMGDGRRAALNMDRQLSGK from the coding sequence ATGAATAAGATTGTACGAAAGGAGCAATTCTCTGAGAAAGTTTTTTTGCTTGAAGTGGAGGCTCCGCTGATTGCGAAAAGTAGGAAAGCCGGTAATTTTGTCATCGTGCGCGTTGGTAAAAAGGGTGAGCGGGTGCCGCTGACCATAGCCGATGCCGACATCAACAAAGGCACCATCACGTTGGTAGTGCAGGCGGTCGGGCTTTCTACCACCAAACTCTGTGCACTGAACGAGGGCGACTTGATTGATGATGTCGTAGGACCGTTGGGTAATCCGACACATATCGAGAAGTTCGGAACCGTGCTTTGTGCAGGCGGTGGAGTAGGTGTAGCCCCGATGCTGCCGATTATCAAGGCGCTGAAAGAGGCGGGCAACCGCGTGCTTTCCGTCTTGGCAGGAAGAAGTAAAGACCTCATTATCCTCGAAAACGAAGTACGTAAGTATAGCGACAAGGTGGTCATCATGACCGACGACGGCTCGTATGGCGAGAAAGGTGTCGTGACAGTAGGAATGGAAAAGCTCATTAATGAAGAGCATGTCGATAAGGCGTTCGCCATTGGACCGGCCATCATGATGAAGTTCTGCTGTCTGCTTACGCAGAAATACAACATCCCCACCGACGTTTCGCTCAATACCATCATGGTTGACGGAACGGGAATGTGCGGCGCGTGCCGACTGACTATCGGCGGAAAGACAAAGTTTGTCTGCATCGACGGACCTGAGTTTGATGGATTCCAGGTTGATTGGGACGAGATGTTCAAGCGCATGGGCACCTTCAAGCGGGTGGAAGCCGAAGACATGAAAAACCTTCAGGCGCATATTGACAGCGTCCAACCGCAAGCCGCTGCCGAAAAGACTTCCCATGGAGTGGAGGAGAGCACGGCAGCCTGTGGCGGTCAATGCACTATTGAGGAGCTGACCGACCGCGACGCCGCATGGCGAAAGGAATTGCGCGCATCGATGAAACCGAAAGAGCGCACGCAGATTGCGCGTGTCATCATGCCCGAACTTGACCCGGAATATCGTTCGAAGACACGTCTGGAAGAGGTGAACACCGGTCTGACCAAAGAGATGGCGATGACCGAAGCCAAGCGCTGTCTCGACTGTGCAAAGCCGACGTGCGTGGAAGGCTGTCCTGTCAATATCAACATCCCATCGTTCATTAAGAATATAGAGCGCGGAGACTTCCTCTCGGCAGCCAAGGTGCTCAAAAACACATCCGCACTTCCAGCAGTCTGCGGTCGCGTTTGCCCGCAGGAGAAGCAGTGCGAGAGCAAGTGTATTCATCTGAAGATGAACGAACCAGCTGTCGCTATCGGGTATCTGGAGCGTTTCGCTGCCGACTATGAGCGCGAAAGCGGACAGATGTCTGTTCCCGAGATTGCCCCGGCAAACGGCATGAAGATTGCTGTCGTGGGTTCAGGACCAGCAGGACTTTCATTCGCCGGCGATATGATTAAGAAGGGATATGACGTGTATGTGTTTGAAGCATTGCACGAAATCGGCGGTGTCTTGAAATACGGAATTCCCGAATTCCGTCTGCCGAACGCTATCGTTGACGTGGAAATAGAAAACCTCAAGAAGATGGGTGTGCATTTCCAGACCGACGTGATTGTCGGAAAGACCATCAGCGTCAGCGAACTCGAGGCTGAAGGATTCAAAGGAATCTTCGTGGGTTCGGGCGCCGGACTGCCCAATTTCATGAACATTCCCGGCGAGAACGCCATCAACATCATGTCGTCAAATGAGTATCTCACGCGTGTCAACCTGATGGATGCAGCAAGCGAGACCACCGATACGCCCATCAACAAAGCCAAGCACGTGCTCGTGGTGGGTGGCGGAAACACGGCGATGGACTCCTGTCGCACGGCGAAACGGCTCGGTGCTGACGTGACACTCGTTTACCGGCGCTCTGAAGAAGAGATGCCCGCACGCCTCGAGGAGGTGAAACATGCGAAAGAAGAGGGCATCGACTTCCTCACGTTGCATAATCCCATCGAATACATTGCCGACGAGAACGGAGCCGTAAAAGCTGCCGTGCTGCAGGTGATGGAGTTGGGAGAGCCTGACGAGAGCGGTCGCCGGAGCCCCGTTCCTGTGGAAGGGAAGACGGTCACGCTGGATGTTGACCAGGTGGTAGTTGCCGTAGGCGTGTCGCCGAACCCGTTGGTTCCGAAGTCAATCGAAGGACTTGAACTCGGCAGGAAGAACACGATTGCCGTGAACGACGAGATGCGGAGCTCGATTCCGACCATCTATGCCGGCGGCGATATCGTGCGCGGCGGTGCAACGGTCATCCTCGCCATGGGTGACGGACGACGGGCGGCACTCAATATGGACCGTCAGCTGAGCGGAAAATAA
- a CDS encoding phosphotransferase enzyme family protein, with protein sequence MENNDLKKIVGMFDVKGTLDTIAPLGNGLINDTYKVCTSEPDAPDYVLQRINHQIFQDVELLQHNIEAVTRHIREKLSARGVADLDRRVLRFIPTSEGKTYAHVGDEYWRLSVFIPRTKTYEAVTPAHAEKAGEKFGEFEAMLIDLPEQLGEVIPDFHNMELRLSQLREAVANDAVGRVSGIRDMLAELEASADDMCLAEQLGRAGKLKKRICHCDTKVNNMLYDGDGEDVLCVIDLDTVMPSYVFSDYGDFLRTGANFVAEDCPELEKVGFNMEIFKSFTRGYLRSAGTFLEPVETEHLPYGAALFPFMQCVRFLADYINGDTYYKINYPEHNLVRAENQLRLFRSVKAHEEEMKQFIRELGF encoded by the coding sequence ATGGAAAATAATGATTTGAAGAAAATTGTGGGCATGTTCGATGTCAAAGGAACGCTTGACACGATAGCGCCTTTGGGTAACGGACTGATTAACGATACCTATAAAGTGTGTACGTCGGAGCCGGATGCTCCCGACTATGTCTTGCAGCGCATCAATCATCAGATTTTTCAGGATGTGGAATTGTTGCAGCACAACATTGAGGCAGTCACACGTCATATCCGTGAAAAACTCTCTGCCAGAGGCGTGGCGGACTTGGACCGTCGCGTGTTGCGCTTCATCCCGACTTCTGAAGGGAAGACGTATGCTCACGTGGGCGACGAATATTGGCGCTTGTCGGTGTTCATTCCTCGCACGAAGACCTACGAGGCGGTGACGCCAGCCCATGCCGAGAAGGCAGGGGAGAAGTTCGGTGAGTTTGAGGCAATGCTGATAGATTTGCCGGAGCAGCTTGGCGAGGTCATTCCCGATTTTCACAATATGGAACTGCGTCTCTCACAGTTGCGCGAGGCTGTGGCGAACGATGCCGTAGGGCGCGTGTCTGGAATTCGCGACATGCTTGCAGAACTTGAGGCAAGTGCCGACGACATGTGTCTTGCCGAACAGTTGGGACGTGCGGGCAAATTGAAGAAACGCATCTGCCACTGCGACACGAAGGTGAACAACATGCTCTATGATGGCGACGGCGAGGATGTGCTATGCGTGATAGACCTCGACACGGTGATGCCGTCGTATGTCTTTTCCGACTATGGTGACTTCCTGCGTACGGGTGCCAACTTCGTCGCAGAAGACTGCCCTGAGTTGGAAAAGGTAGGATTCAACATGGAAATCTTCAAATCGTTTACCCGCGGTTATCTCCGCTCGGCAGGCACGTTCCTCGAACCCGTGGAAACGGAGCATCTCCCTTACGGTGCCGCCCTGTTTCCGTTCATGCAGTGTGTGCGCTTTTTGGCGGACTATATCAACGGCGATACTTATTATAAAATCAATTATCCGGAGCACAACCTTGTGCGTGCTGAAAACCAGTTGCGCTTGTTCAGAAGCGTGAAGGCACATGAGGAGGAGATGAAACAATTCATCCGTGAATTGGGATTTTGA
- a CDS encoding carbohydrate-binding family 9-like protein, which produces MLTVSKIERFEGGAKLVGSVMDAHGIAWQQIGNVNWEETYPYAPDVKFRIAHTGDAILVEYQVEEEYVRAVADDGGSVWEDSCCEMFLALPDSDTYYNFECNCAGKLLIETGKGRGERERASQAVLNQVERWSSNGNELFAEKPSKGVWKMSLVIPVSSFFRHQVNDLSGMRLRGNFYKCGDKLPKPHFLSWQRIQTEHPDFHRPEYFGEISFE; this is translated from the coding sequence ATGTTGACGGTCAGTAAGATAGAACGATTTGAAGGAGGAGCGAAACTTGTCGGTTCAGTGATGGATGCCCACGGAATAGCGTGGCAGCAAATAGGGAATGTGAATTGGGAAGAAACCTATCCTTATGCGCCGGATGTAAAGTTTCGGATAGCCCATACGGGAGATGCCATTTTGGTGGAATATCAAGTGGAAGAAGAGTATGTCCGTGCGGTGGCTGATGACGGCGGGAGCGTCTGGGAAGACTCTTGCTGCGAGATGTTTCTGGCGCTTCCGGATAGCGATACCTACTATAACTTCGAATGCAACTGCGCAGGAAAATTGCTGATTGAGACAGGTAAGGGGCGCGGTGAGCGCGAACGGGCTTCGCAGGCGGTGCTCAATCAAGTGGAGCGATGGTCGTCGAACGGCAATGAACTTTTCGCTGAAAAGCCTTCGAAGGGTGTCTGGAAAATGTCGCTCGTGATACCCGTCAGCAGTTTTTTCCGACATCAGGTGAACGATTTGTCGGGTATGCGCTTGCGGGGCAATTTCTACAAGTGTGGCGATAAGCTGCCGAAACCCCATTTCCTTTCCTGGCAGAGAATACAGACGGAGCATCCCGACTTCCACCGTCCGGAGTATTTCGGGGAGATAAGTTTTGAGTGA
- a CDS encoding NADH-quinone oxidoreductase subunit A — translation MYFTLFVTVILTAIVLVAAAYVIAKLLGPRSYNKVKGEPYECGIPTRGSSWLPVSIGYYLFAILFLMFDVETVFLYPWAVVVKQMGAMALFTVGFFLLVLVFGLAYAWRKGALEWK, via the coding sequence ATGTATTTTACTTTGTTTGTTACCGTTATCTTAACGGCTATTGTCTTGGTAGCAGCAGCTTATGTCATAGCAAAGCTGTTGGGACCTCGTTCCTACAACAAGGTGAAAGGAGAGCCATACGAGTGTGGTATTCCGACTCGCGGCAGTTCATGGCTGCCCGTGAGCATCGGATATTACCTCTTTGCAATCCTTTTCCTGATGTTTGACGTGGAGACCGTTTTCCTTTATCCTTGGGCAGTGGTCGTTAAACAGATGGGTGCGATGGCACTATTCACCGTCGGCTTCTTTCTGTTGGTACTTGTATTTGGCTTGGCTTATGCCTGGCGGAAAGGAGCGTTGGAATGGAAGTAA
- a CDS encoding NADH-quinone oxidoreductase subunit B codes for MEVRKPKIKSVPYEEWKDNSSLEKLVDELHEGGVNVVTGSLDQLINWGRANSLWSLTFATSCCGIEFMACGCARYDFARFGFEVTRNSPRQADLIMCAGTITHKMAPALKRLYDEMAEPKYVIAVGGCAISGGPFKSSYHVVKGIEEIVPVDVFIPGCPPRPEAILYGMMQLQRKVKIEKFFGGANHKQNRDERELGISNEELRARQLGDHRREPIVVTDVPKDFVEKVKAEQTENLQSQNQEKEENA; via the coding sequence ATGGAAGTAAGAAAGCCGAAGATTAAGAGTGTTCCCTACGAGGAGTGGAAAGACAATTCCTCATTGGAGAAACTGGTTGATGAACTCCATGAAGGAGGCGTCAATGTCGTGACAGGCTCTCTCGACCAGTTGATTAACTGGGGACGTGCCAACTCTCTGTGGTCGCTGACTTTTGCAACTTCGTGTTGCGGTATTGAGTTCATGGCGTGTGGTTGTGCCCGTTACGACTTTGCTCGCTTTGGTTTCGAGGTGACGAGAAACTCACCTCGTCAGGCAGACTTAATCATGTGTGCCGGTACCATTACACACAAGATGGCACCCGCGCTCAAGCGTCTGTACGACGAGATGGCAGAACCCAAATACGTCATTGCCGTGGGCGGTTGCGCCATCAGTGGCGGTCCGTTCAAATCGAGCTACCACGTAGTAAAAGGTATTGAAGAAATTGTTCCCGTAGATGTATTCATCCCTGGTTGTCCTCCACGTCCGGAAGCAATCCTGTATGGTATGATGCAGCTGCAGCGGAAAGTGAAAATAGAAAAGTTCTTCGGCGGTGCTAACCATAAGCAGAACCGGGATGAGCGTGAGTTGGGTATCTCTAACGAGGAGCTCCGTGCACGTCAGCTCGGCGATCATCGTCGTGAACCGATTGTGGTGACTGATGTTCCCAAAGACTTCGTAGAAAAAGTGAAAGCCGAACAAACAGAAAACCTTCAATCACAAAATCAAGAAAAGGAGGAAAACGCATGA
- a CDS encoding NADH-quinone oxidoreductase subunit C, with product MKLEHLVFDFDKFASEMADLKDKKHFDYLVTIVGEDFGAEEGLGCVYILENTETHERCSVKMLAKVVDGESVIPSVINIWKVADLLEREVYDFYGILFLGHPDMRRLFLRSDFKGFPFRKDWEFTDKYTLEDDVEPDFGMEYWLDNNGRLCSKQNRLFADDEYVMNIGPQHPSTHGVLRLQTVVDGETVKRVYPHLGYIHRGIEKMCESMTYPQTLALTDRLNYLSAMMHRHALVGVIEEGMGVELTDRIKYIRTIMDELQRLDSHLLYCGCCAQDLGALTAFLYCMRDREHVLNVMEETTGGRLIQNYYRIGGLQDDIDPNFVKNTKDLVKYMKPIIKEYMDVFGDNIITHKRFEKVGVMNMEDCISYAVTGPAGRASGWKNDVRKTHPYDMYDKVEWEQVTMTGCDTMDRYLIHVNEMYQSLHIIEQLIDNIPEGDFYVKQKPIIKVPEGQWYFSVEGASGEFGVYLDSRGDKSPYRLKMRPMGLSLTGALDPMLRGQKIADLVATGAAIDFVIPDIDR from the coding sequence ATGAAACTGGAGCATTTAGTATTCGATTTCGATAAGTTTGCCTCTGAGATGGCAGATTTGAAAGACAAGAAACATTTCGATTATCTTGTCACGATAGTAGGCGAGGACTTCGGAGCAGAAGAAGGACTCGGTTGCGTTTATATATTGGAAAACACAGAGACCCATGAGCGTTGCAGCGTGAAGATGCTGGCAAAGGTGGTAGATGGTGAAAGCGTCATCCCTTCAGTCATCAACATCTGGAAGGTGGCAGACCTGCTTGAGCGCGAGGTTTATGATTTCTATGGAATCCTCTTCCTCGGACATCCTGACATGCGCCGCCTCTTCCTGCGTTCCGACTTCAAGGGCTTCCCCTTCCGTAAGGACTGGGAATTCACCGACAAATACACATTGGAAGACGATGTGGAGCCAGATTTCGGAATGGAATATTGGCTCGACAACAACGGTCGTCTCTGTTCAAAGCAAAACCGTCTGTTTGCTGACGATGAATATGTGATGAACATCGGTCCGCAGCACCCGTCAACACACGGCGTGCTCCGTCTGCAGACAGTCGTTGATGGAGAGACCGTGAAGCGCGTCTATCCGCATCTTGGATATATCCACCGCGGTATTGAGAAGATGTGCGAATCCATGACCTATCCCCAGACATTGGCATTGACCGATCGTCTGAACTACCTCTCAGCCATGATGCATCGTCATGCGTTGGTAGGAGTCATAGAGGAAGGAATGGGCGTGGAGCTGACTGACCGCATCAAGTACATTCGTACGATTATGGACGAGCTGCAGCGACTCGATTCACACTTGCTCTATTGCGGTTGTTGCGCGCAAGACCTCGGAGCTCTGACGGCATTCCTCTATTGCATGCGTGACCGTGAACATGTGCTCAACGTCATGGAGGAAACGACAGGCGGCCGCTTGATTCAGAACTATTATCGCATCGGCGGACTCCAGGATGATATCGACCCGAACTTCGTTAAGAACACGAAAGACCTCGTGAAATACATGAAACCTATCATTAAGGAATACATGGACGTGTTTGGTGATAACATCATCACGCATAAGCGTTTCGAGAAGGTAGGTGTGATGAATATGGAGGATTGCATCAGCTATGCAGTGACAGGTCCTGCCGGCAGGGCATCCGGATGGAAGAACGACGTTCGCAAGACCCATCCTTATGACATGTATGACAAAGTGGAGTGGGAGCAGGTTACAATGACAGGCTGCGACACGATGGACCGCTATCTGATTCATGTCAATGAGATGTATCAGAGTCTGCATATCATCGAGCAACTCATAGATAATATCCCCGAAGGCGATTTCTATGTGAAGCAGAAACCCATCATCAAGGTTCCAGAAGGTCAGTGGTATTTCTCTGTAGAGGGAGCCAGTGGCGAGTTCGGAGTATATCTTGACTCTCGTGGCGACAAGAGCCCTTATCGTCTGAAGATGCGTCCGATGGGACTTTCATTGACAGGTGCACTTGATCCGATGTTGCGTGGTCAGAAGATTGCCGACCTTGTAGCTACAGGTGCTGCGATAGACTTCGTAATACCAGATATTGACCGATAA